In Streptomyces sp. NBC_01381, a genomic segment contains:
- the mmsA gene encoding multiple monosaccharide ABC transporter ATP-binding protein has product MSGAAAGNGPILRMAGITKTFPGVKALSEVELAVRPGEIHAICGENGAGKSTLMKVLSGVHPHGSYEGEIHFDGEPVAFKNIRASEKHGIVIIHQELALVPYLSIAENIFLGNEQTSARGVIDWNDTLRRAGRLLKRVGLRENPQTAVADIGVGKQQLVEIAKALSKEVKLLILDEPTAALNDEDSAGLLDLILELREQGIASIIISHKLGEIRAIADSVTILRDGRTIETLTVRESPDTAPELSEDRIIRGMVGRDLDHRFPERTTYEGTDAGDVALAVEGWTVRHPIDHQRKVVDDATLTVRRGEIVGIAGLMGAGRTELAMSLFGRSYGLYEGGTVAVNGRAVQTRTVPAAIAAGIAYVTEDRKTYGLNLIDNINRNISLASLPGMRRRGVVDEHHERSVAERYRTSMNIKAPTVQEQVGRLSGGNQQKVVLSKWIHADPEVLILDEPTRGIDVGAKYEIYTVIDRLAAQGKAVLFISSELPELLGMCDRIYTMAEGRLTGEVARADATQEVLMRQMTMTRS; this is encoded by the coding sequence ATGAGCGGGGCGGCGGCCGGGAACGGGCCGATCCTGCGGATGGCGGGCATCACCAAGACCTTCCCCGGCGTGAAGGCGCTCTCCGAGGTGGAGCTCGCGGTGCGCCCCGGCGAGATCCACGCGATCTGCGGCGAGAACGGCGCGGGCAAGTCGACGCTGATGAAGGTCCTCAGCGGCGTCCATCCGCACGGTTCGTACGAGGGTGAGATCCACTTCGACGGCGAGCCCGTGGCCTTCAAGAACATCCGTGCCAGCGAGAAGCACGGCATCGTGATCATCCATCAGGAACTCGCGCTCGTCCCCTACTTGTCGATCGCGGAGAACATCTTCCTCGGCAACGAGCAGACCTCCGCGCGCGGCGTCATCGACTGGAACGACACCCTGCGGCGGGCCGGCCGCCTCCTGAAGCGGGTCGGCCTGCGGGAGAACCCGCAGACCGCCGTCGCCGACATCGGCGTGGGCAAGCAGCAGCTGGTGGAGATCGCCAAGGCCCTGTCGAAGGAGGTGAAGCTGCTCATCCTCGACGAGCCGACCGCCGCCCTCAACGACGAGGACAGCGCGGGGCTGCTCGATCTGATCCTGGAGCTGCGCGAGCAGGGCATCGCCAGCATCATCATCTCCCACAAGCTGGGCGAGATCCGCGCCATCGCCGACTCGGTGACCATCCTGCGCGACGGCAGGACCATCGAGACACTGACGGTCCGTGAATCCCCGGACACAGCACCGGAGCTGTCCGAGGACCGCATCATCCGGGGCATGGTCGGCCGCGATCTCGACCACCGCTTCCCCGAGCGCACCACGTACGAGGGCACGGACGCGGGAGACGTCGCGCTCGCCGTCGAGGGGTGGACAGTCCGGCACCCCATCGACCACCAGCGCAAGGTCGTCGACGACGCCACGCTGACCGTGCGGCGCGGCGAGATCGTCGGCATCGCGGGGCTGATGGGCGCGGGCCGCACCGAGCTCGCGATGTCCCTCTTCGGCCGCTCCTACGGGCTGTACGAGGGCGGCACGGTGGCGGTCAACGGGCGTGCGGTGCAGACGCGGACCGTACCGGCCGCGATCGCGGCCGGCATCGCGTACGTCACCGAGGACCGCAAGACCTACGGCCTCAACCTCATCGACAACATCAACCGCAACATCTCCCTTGCCTCGCTGCCGGGCATGCGGCGCCGCGGCGTCGTCGACGAGCACCATGAACGGTCCGTCGCCGAGCGCTACCGCACTTCGATGAACATCAAGGCGCCGACCGTGCAGGAGCAGGTGGGACGGCTCTCCGGCGGCAATCAGCAGAAGGTCGTCCTCAGCAAGTGGATCCACGCCGACCCCGAGGTGCTGATCCTCGACGAGCCGACGCGCGGCATCGACGTCGGCGCCAAGTACGAGATCTACACGGTCATCGACCGGCTCGCGGCGCAGGGCAAGGCGGTGCTCTTCATCTCCTCGGAACTGCCGGAGCTGCTCGGGATGTGCGACCGGATCTACACGATGGCCGAGGGCCGGCTGACCGGTGAGGTCGCCCGCGCCGACGCCACCCAGGAAGTACTGATGCGCCAGATGACCATGACCAGAAGCTGA
- a CDS encoding zinc-binding dehydrogenase, whose product MSSGSSRAIVIDRPGSHRLVVGATPEPGPGEVLVRVAAAGICMSDREVYDGHRDAAYVRYPVTPGHEWSGTVEAAGPGVDPALVARKVVAEGFRACGTCERCRCGETSLCTGGYAETGFTEPGAFADHVAVPARLLHFLRDDADLSAAALLEPAAVIAGAVRAGRPRPGERIAVVGAGTLGLLAVQLLAASSPAELTVIDPRSERGAQALEFGASESLTPADAQGHHGRYDLVVETAGAPTTAASSCLLARRGGRVVLTGMFTPGATGIDPVHLSLSQLEVRSIFGAPSAAWSEAVRAFGLGLLDPAPLITHEFPLEQFGEAVALVGGGDPKTGKVLLRP is encoded by the coding sequence GTGAGCTCCGGATCCTCGCGCGCGATCGTCATCGACAGGCCGGGCTCGCACCGGCTCGTCGTGGGGGCGACGCCCGAGCCCGGCCCCGGCGAGGTCCTGGTGCGGGTGGCCGCCGCGGGGATCTGCATGAGCGACCGGGAGGTCTACGACGGGCACCGGGACGCCGCGTATGTGCGCTATCCCGTAACCCCCGGGCACGAGTGGTCCGGCACGGTCGAGGCCGCGGGCCCCGGCGTCGACCCGGCGCTCGTGGCACGGAAGGTCGTCGCCGAGGGGTTCCGGGCCTGCGGGACGTGCGAGCGGTGCCGGTGCGGCGAGACGAGCCTGTGCACTGGCGGCTACGCGGAGACGGGCTTCACGGAGCCCGGCGCCTTCGCCGACCATGTGGCCGTCCCCGCCCGGCTGTTGCACTTCCTGCGCGACGACGCCGACCTGAGCGCCGCCGCCCTCCTGGAACCCGCCGCGGTGATCGCGGGCGCGGTGCGGGCGGGGCGGCCGCGGCCCGGTGAGCGGATCGCGGTGGTCGGCGCGGGAACCCTGGGGCTGCTCGCGGTGCAGCTGCTCGCCGCATCCTCGCCCGCCGAGCTGACCGTGATCGACCCGCGGTCCGAACGCGGCGCGCAGGCGCTGGAGTTCGGGGCGAGCGAGAGCCTGACACCCGCCGATGCGCAGGGCCACCACGGCCGCTACGACCTGGTCGTGGAGACCGCGGGGGCGCCGACCACGGCGGCCTCATCCTGTCTGCTCGCGCGCCGGGGCGGCCGGGTGGTGCTCACCGGCATGTTCACGCCCGGCGCCACCGGCATCGACCCGGTGCATCTGTCGCTGAGCCAGCTGGAGGTGCGCAGCATCTTCGGCGCGCCATCCGCCGCCTGGTCGGAGGCGGTGCGGGCCTTCGGGCTCGGGCTGCTCGACCCGGCCCCGCTGATCACCCACGAGTTCCCACTGGAGCAGTTCGGCGAGGCCGTCGCGCTGGTCGGCGGCGGTGACCCGAAGACCGGGAAGGTGCTGCTCCGACCCTGA
- the chvE gene encoding multiple monosaccharide ABC transporter substrate-binding protein: MTTRISREATKTRLTAALATVVLLGSLTACGQEARGGSRYQADDGKGGTVGLAMPTKASERWIADGKNMAEQFQKAGYETDLQYGDDKVENQVAQLENMITKGHRLLVVAAIDGSALTDVLAQAHDAGIPVISYDRLIMGTKNVDYYASFDNERVGELQGQYILDRLKLDRPDSKSDDKFTVELFAGSPDDNNTKYFWNGAMKVLQPYFKSGQLVVGSKQTKMSQATTLRWDGGTAQKRMDDLISKNYGDRQVDAVLSPYDGISIGIISALKSAGYGSKDQPLPVVTGQDAELASVKSIIAGDQTQTVFKDTRKLAKQAVQMGDAVLTGKTPEVNNTKDYNNGKKTVPSYLLKPVSIDKKNTQLLVEEGYFTARQLS, from the coding sequence ATGACCACCCGCATATCCAGAGAAGCCACAAAAACAAGGCTCACGGCCGCCCTCGCGACCGTCGTCCTGCTCGGCTCGCTCACCGCCTGCGGCCAGGAGGCCAGGGGCGGCAGCCGTTACCAGGCCGACGACGGCAAGGGCGGAACCGTCGGACTCGCAATGCCCACCAAGGCCTCCGAGCGGTGGATCGCCGACGGCAAGAACATGGCCGAGCAGTTCCAGAAGGCCGGATACGAGACCGATCTGCAGTACGGCGACGACAAGGTCGAGAACCAGGTCGCCCAGCTGGAGAACATGATCACCAAGGGGCACCGGCTCCTGGTGGTCGCGGCGATCGACGGCTCGGCGCTCACCGACGTTCTTGCCCAGGCGCACGACGCGGGCATCCCCGTGATCTCGTACGACCGCCTCATCATGGGCACGAAGAACGTCGACTACTACGCGTCGTTCGACAACGAGCGGGTCGGCGAGCTCCAAGGCCAGTACATCCTGGACCGGTTGAAGCTCGACAGGCCCGACAGCAAGTCCGACGACAAGTTCACCGTCGAGCTGTTCGCGGGCTCGCCCGACGACAACAACACCAAGTACTTCTGGAACGGCGCCATGAAGGTGCTCCAGCCGTACTTCAAGAGCGGCCAGCTCGTCGTGGGCAGCAAGCAGACGAAGATGAGCCAGGCGACCACGCTGCGCTGGGACGGCGGCACCGCGCAGAAGCGCATGGACGACCTGATCAGCAAGAACTACGGCGACCGGCAGGTCGACGCGGTCCTCTCGCCGTACGACGGGATCTCCATCGGCATCATCTCGGCGCTGAAGAGCGCCGGTTACGGCAGCAAGGACCAGCCGCTGCCCGTCGTCACCGGGCAGGACGCGGAGCTGGCGTCGGTGAAGTCGATCATCGCAGGCGATCAGACGCAGACGGTCTTCAAGGACACCCGCAAGCTGGCCAAGCAGGCCGTGCAGATGGGTGACGCGGTCCTCACCGGCAAGACGCCCGAGGTCAACAACACCAAGGACTACAACAACGGCAAGAAGACCGTGCCGTCGTATCTGCTCAAGCCCGTGTCGATCGACAAGAAGAACACCCAACTCCTGGTCGAAGAGGGCTACTTCACGGCAAGGCAGCTCTCATGA
- a CDS encoding mandelate racemase/muconate lactonizing enzyme family protein: protein MRITGISTHVVGTPWRNLTYVQVHTDEGLTGVGETRMLGRTDALLGYLREAAANHIVGSDPFAIEDLVRRMKYGDYGRAGEIVMSGIACVEMACWDIKGKALGVPVWQLLGGKLTDKVKAYANGWYTTERTPEAYHKAASAVIERGYRALKIDPFGTGHFELDQAGTSYAVSLIEAVRDAIGPDAELMLEMHGRFSPSTAVRLAKELAPFRPAWLEEPVPPENLKALEKVAAKVDMPIATGERIHDRIEFRELFESQAADIIQPDVGHIGGILETRKLAATAETHYTLIAPHNVGGSVLTAASLQVGACTPNFKILEHFNDFADAEIKKVVRGAPQVDPETGCFEVSHAPGLGVELDTDAAAEFPQQQARFDLWAEGWEKRDPKAGKPKGAGK, encoded by the coding sequence TTGCGTATTACGGGAATCAGCACGCACGTGGTGGGGACGCCCTGGCGCAATCTCACCTACGTCCAGGTCCACACCGACGAGGGGCTCACCGGTGTCGGCGAGACCCGCATGCTCGGTCGCACCGACGCCCTGCTCGGCTATCTCCGCGAGGCGGCGGCCAACCACATCGTGGGGTCCGACCCGTTCGCGATCGAGGATCTCGTGCGGCGCATGAAGTACGGCGACTACGGCCGGGCCGGCGAGATCGTGATGTCGGGCATCGCCTGTGTGGAGATGGCCTGTTGGGACATCAAGGGCAAGGCGCTCGGCGTTCCTGTCTGGCAGCTGCTCGGCGGCAAGCTCACCGACAAGGTCAAGGCGTACGCGAACGGCTGGTACACCACCGAGCGCACCCCGGAGGCGTACCACAAGGCCGCGAGCGCGGTGATCGAGCGGGGCTACCGCGCCCTGAAGATCGACCCGTTCGGCACCGGGCACTTCGAGCTGGACCAGGCGGGCACGTCGTACGCGGTGTCGCTGATCGAGGCGGTCCGGGACGCGATCGGCCCTGACGCCGAGCTGATGCTGGAGATGCACGGGCGGTTCAGCCCGTCCACGGCGGTGCGGCTCGCCAAGGAACTCGCGCCGTTCCGGCCCGCCTGGCTGGAGGAACCGGTGCCACCGGAGAATCTCAAGGCCCTGGAGAAGGTCGCCGCCAAGGTGGACATGCCGATCGCCACCGGTGAACGGATCCACGACCGGATCGAGTTCCGCGAGCTGTTCGAGTCGCAGGCCGCCGACATCATCCAGCCGGACGTCGGCCACATCGGCGGCATCCTGGAGACGCGGAAACTGGCGGCGACCGCCGAGACGCACTACACGCTGATCGCCCCGCACAATGTCGGCGGCTCGGTGCTGACGGCCGCCTCCCTCCAAGTCGGCGCCTGCACACCGAACTTCAAGATCCTGGAGCACTTCAACGACTTCGCGGACGCGGAGATCAAGAAGGTGGTGCGCGGGGCGCCCCAGGTGGATCCCGAGACGGGCTGCTTCGAGGTGTCCCACGCCCCCGGCCTCGGCGTCGAGCTCGACACGGACGCGGCAGCCGAGTTCCCCCAGCAGCAGGCCCGGTTCGACCTGTGGGCCGAGGGCTGGGAGAAGCGGGACCCCAAGGCGGGGAAGCCCAAGGGAGCGGGGAAGTGA
- a CDS encoding aldose epimerase family protein, producing METSRRTVLAAAAAAGLSVAATGTSQAAAHGRTPTKELFGKLADGTKVYRWSLANGGTRMKVLSYGGIVQSLELPDRHGRYTNVSLGFDNLDGYLTATTFFGALIGRYGNRIAKGRFTLDGKDHQLSVNDGENSLHGGAKGFDKRVWDVEPFADPSGVGLRLHYTSTDGEMGYPGTLRVTVTYTLDARGDWRIDYAATTDKATVVNLTNHTYYNLAGEGSGDIYGHELVLAASRFTPTDAGLIPTGELARVAGTPFDFRRAKTVGRDIRAAHEQLVTAKGFDHNWVLDKGITQRPEHFATLRDPESGRTLKIATTEPGVQFYSGNFLDGTLTGPAGRTYRQGDGMCLETQHFPDAPNQPSFPSTVLRPGETYRSRTVHSFSAR from the coding sequence ATGGAAACGAGCAGACGCACCGTTCTCGCCGCGGCCGCCGCCGCGGGACTCTCCGTGGCAGCGACCGGCACTTCGCAGGCGGCCGCGCACGGCCGTACTCCCACCAAGGAGCTCTTCGGGAAGCTCGCCGACGGCACCAAGGTGTACCGCTGGTCGTTGGCGAACGGTGGCACCCGCATGAAGGTGCTTTCGTACGGCGGCATCGTGCAGTCCCTCGAACTCCCGGACCGGCACGGCAGATACACCAACGTCTCCCTTGGCTTCGACAACCTGGACGGCTACCTCACCGCCACCACCTTCTTCGGCGCCCTCATCGGCCGCTATGGCAACCGCATAGCCAAGGGCCGCTTCACCCTGGACGGGAAGGACCACCAGCTCTCCGTCAATGACGGGGAGAACAGCCTGCACGGCGGGGCCAAGGGCTTCGACAAGCGGGTGTGGGACGTCGAGCCGTTCGCGGACCCCTCGGGCGTCGGCCTGCGCCTGCACTACACAAGCACCGACGGCGAGATGGGCTATCCCGGAACGCTGCGGGTGACCGTGACGTACACCCTCGATGCCCGTGGCGACTGGCGGATCGACTACGCGGCGACCACGGACAAGGCCACCGTGGTGAACCTGACCAACCACACGTACTACAACCTCGCGGGCGAGGGCAGCGGCGACATCTACGGGCACGAACTGGTCCTGGCCGCCAGCCGGTTCACGCCCACCGACGCCGGTCTCATCCCGACGGGCGAGCTGGCGAGGGTGGCGGGCACGCCCTTCGACTTCCGGCGCGCGAAGACCGTCGGCCGGGACATCCGCGCCGCGCACGAGCAGCTGGTGACCGCCAAGGGCTTCGACCACAACTGGGTCCTCGACAAGGGGATCACGCAGCGCCCCGAGCACTTCGCGACGCTGCGGGACCCTGAGTCGGGCCGCACCCTGAAGATCGCCACCACCGAGCCGGGCGTGCAGTTCTACTCCGGGAACTTCCTGGACGGCACGCTCACCGGGCCTGCGGGGCGCACCTACCGGCAGGGCGACGGGATGTGCCTGGAGACCCAGCACTTCCCCGACGCCCCCAACCAGCCCTCGTTCCCCTCGACGGTCCTTCGCCCCGGCGAGACCTACCGGTCAAGGACGGTGCACAGCTTCTCGGCGCGCTGA
- a CDS encoding GntR family transcriptional regulator: MNLAPHPIPSRTQYVLEAVKHRILTGQLAPGQALVETELAAQFGVSKTPVREALKTLAGTGLVVMSQYKGATVRTVDAAMAREVYDVRLLLEPEALRRTVRGGAARLDEARDALERADDAADAAERSLANREFHRALYVSCGNPLLARMLDEVRDQAALVSAVAWATLHSWEQEAAEHREILRLALAGEADAAARGLHDHIASFVRRAFPEGEPS; encoded by the coding sequence ATGAACCTTGCGCCCCACCCCATCCCCTCGCGCACGCAGTACGTACTCGAAGCGGTCAAGCACCGCATCCTCACCGGGCAGTTGGCGCCCGGACAGGCCCTCGTCGAGACCGAGCTCGCCGCCCAGTTCGGGGTGTCCAAGACGCCCGTACGGGAAGCGCTGAAGACGCTCGCCGGTACCGGGCTCGTGGTGATGAGCCAGTACAAGGGCGCCACCGTGCGCACGGTGGACGCGGCCATGGCGCGGGAGGTCTACGACGTACGTCTGCTGCTCGAACCGGAGGCGCTGCGGCGCACCGTCCGGGGCGGCGCGGCCCGACTGGACGAGGCGCGCGACGCGCTTGAGCGGGCGGACGACGCGGCGGACGCGGCCGAACGCTCCCTCGCCAACCGGGAGTTCCACCGCGCGCTCTACGTATCGTGCGGCAATCCGCTGCTCGCCCGGATGCTCGACGAAGTACGCGACCAGGCGGCCCTGGTCTCCGCCGTCGCCTGGGCGACCCTGCACTCCTGGGAGCAGGAGGCGGCCGAGCACCGGGAGATCCTGCGGCTCGCGCTCGCGGGAGAGGCCGACGCCGCGGCGCGCGGACTCCACGACCACATCGCCTCGTTCGTGCGGCGGGCGTTCCCGGAGGGGGAGCCTTCATGA
- the mmsB gene encoding multiple monosaccharide ABC transporter permease, protein MTTTTTPPRDSSPAPTDQRSTGALLLRSMRTNMRQYGMLIALAFIVVLFQIWTDGTLLLPNNVSNLIQQNGYILILAMGMMIVIIAGHIDLSVGSLVAFVGAMSAVMMVKHDMPWVLALVLSLLIGAVAGAWQGFFIAYVGIPSFIVTLAGMLLFRGLTQIVLEGQSLSPFPGGFQDLAKGFIPEMGPYTQYHNPTLVIGLATVLFLLLREWRDRRRQLAYELEVLPTGLWVTKCVAIAAAVVAFTLTLASFHGVPVVMLVMCALLIGLGYVMRNAVVGRHVYALGGNKAAAKLSGVKDKRVTFLVFVNMGVLAALAGCVYAARLNAGTPQAGLNFELEAIAASFIGGASMSGGVGTVMGAVIGGLVLGVLNNGMSLVGIGTDYQQVIKGLVLLAAVGFDVWNKRKVGR, encoded by the coding sequence ATGACCACCACGACCACTCCCCCGCGGGACTCGTCCCCCGCGCCGACCGACCAGCGGTCCACGGGGGCGCTGCTCCTGCGGAGCATGCGGACCAACATGCGCCAGTACGGCATGCTGATCGCGCTCGCGTTCATCGTCGTCCTGTTCCAGATATGGACCGACGGCACGCTGCTGCTTCCGAACAACGTCTCCAACCTGATCCAGCAGAACGGCTACATCCTCATCCTGGCCATGGGCATGATGATCGTCATCATCGCGGGCCACATCGATCTGTCCGTCGGCTCGCTGGTGGCCTTCGTCGGCGCCATGTCGGCGGTGATGATGGTCAAGCACGACATGCCCTGGGTGCTCGCCCTCGTCCTCTCACTCCTGATCGGCGCGGTCGCCGGGGCGTGGCAGGGCTTCTTCATCGCGTACGTCGGGATCCCGTCGTTCATCGTGACGCTGGCCGGGATGCTGCTCTTCCGGGGGCTCACCCAGATCGTCCTCGAGGGCCAGTCCCTGTCGCCGTTCCCCGGCGGATTCCAGGATCTGGCCAAGGGTTTCATCCCGGAGATGGGCCCGTACACGCAGTACCACAACCCGACGCTCGTCATCGGCCTCGCCACCGTCCTCTTCCTGCTCCTTCGCGAATGGCGGGACCGCAGGCGGCAGTTGGCGTACGAGCTGGAGGTCCTGCCCACCGGCCTGTGGGTCACCAAGTGTGTGGCGATCGCCGCGGCCGTCGTCGCGTTCACGCTCACCCTGGCCAGCTTCCACGGCGTACCCGTCGTGATGCTCGTGATGTGCGCGCTGCTGATCGGCCTCGGCTATGTCATGCGCAACGCGGTCGTCGGGCGGCATGTGTACGCGCTCGGCGGCAACAAGGCGGCCGCGAAGCTGTCCGGCGTCAAGGACAAGCGCGTCACCTTCCTCGTCTTCGTCAACATGGGCGTCCTGGCCGCGCTGGCGGGCTGTGTGTACGCGGCACGGCTGAACGCGGGTACCCCGCAGGCCGGTCTGAACTTCGAGCTGGAGGCGATCGCGGCCTCGTTCATCGGCGGCGCGTCGATGAGCGGCGGTGTCGGCACGGTGATGGGTGCCGTGATCGGCGGTCTGGTGCTTGGCGTTCTCAACAACGGGATGTCGCTGGTCGGCATCGGGACCGACTACCAGCAGGTGATCAAGGGGCTTGTGCTGCTGGCGGCGGTCGGGTTCGACGTGTGGAACAAGCGCAAGGTGGGGCGCTGA